A DNA window from Amycolatopsis sp. DSM 110486 contains the following coding sequences:
- a CDS encoding ribonuclease J, whose translation MSSLPPGPGPTNLPPALPEGALRVVALGGIGEVGRNMTVFEYDGRFLIVDCGVLFPEDDQPGVDLILPDFRAIEERLDDIDGLVLTHGHEDHIGAVPFLLRLRPDLPIYGSRFTNALLAAKAKEHRQRPNLIEVREGERRKVGAFDLEFFAVNHSIPDALAVAIRTPAGVVLHTGDIKLDQLPLDGRLTDLAGFSRLGDEGVDLFCVDSTNAEVPGFVMPERDIGPVLDDVIRRVDQRVIVACFASHVHRVQQVLDAAVRHGRRVAFVGRSMVRNMGIAAELKLLEVPDGLLVDLDQASTLPESKVLFVSTGSQGEPLSALSRMARGEHRQISIRAGDTVVLASSMIPGNETAVFGVVNGLTRLGANVVHQGNAKVHVSGHASAGELLYLYNAVRPSNVMPVHGEWKHLRANGELAIRTGVSPDNVVIAEDGVVVDLVDGKASRTGRVEVGHVYVDGLSVGDVGESTLSDRLVLGEGGFISISVAVDSSTGRAVSSPTVSGRGFSDDPKALDAVVPLVEMELARTEAEGITDTHRIAQAVRRVVGRWVADTYRRRPMIVPTVIPV comes from the coding sequence GTGAGCTCACTTCCCCCCGGACCCGGACCCACGAACCTCCCGCCCGCCCTTCCCGAAGGCGCCTTGCGCGTCGTCGCGCTGGGCGGCATCGGCGAGGTCGGACGAAACATGACCGTCTTCGAGTACGACGGCAGGTTCCTGATCGTCGACTGCGGCGTGCTCTTCCCCGAGGACGACCAGCCCGGTGTCGACTTGATCCTGCCCGACTTCCGGGCGATCGAGGAGCGGCTCGACGACATCGACGGCCTCGTGCTCACCCACGGGCACGAGGACCACATCGGCGCCGTCCCGTTCCTGCTGCGGCTGCGGCCCGACCTGCCGATCTACGGCTCGCGCTTCACCAACGCGCTGCTCGCGGCCAAGGCCAAGGAGCACCGTCAGCGGCCGAACCTCATCGAGGTGCGCGAAGGCGAGCGGCGCAAGGTCGGCGCGTTCGACCTCGAGTTCTTCGCCGTGAACCACTCGATCCCCGACGCGCTCGCGGTCGCCATCCGCACGCCCGCCGGGGTCGTGCTGCACACCGGTGACATCAAGCTCGACCAGCTGCCGCTCGACGGGCGCCTCACCGACCTCGCGGGGTTCTCTCGCCTGGGCGACGAGGGCGTGGACCTGTTCTGCGTCGACTCCACCAACGCCGAGGTGCCCGGGTTCGTCATGCCCGAACGCGACATCGGCCCGGTGCTCGACGACGTGATCCGGCGGGTCGACCAGCGCGTGATCGTCGCGTGCTTCGCGAGCCACGTGCACCGCGTGCAGCAGGTGCTGGACGCCGCGGTGCGGCACGGTCGCCGGGTCGCGTTCGTGGGCCGCTCGATGGTCCGCAACATGGGCATCGCGGCCGAGCTGAAGCTGCTCGAGGTGCCGGATGGCCTGCTCGTGGACCTCGACCAGGCGAGCACGCTGCCCGAGAGCAAGGTCCTGTTCGTCTCGACCGGTTCGCAGGGCGAGCCGCTCTCGGCGCTCTCGCGCATGGCGCGTGGCGAGCACCGGCAGATCTCGATCCGCGCGGGCGACACCGTGGTGCTCGCCAGCTCGATGATCCCGGGCAACGAGACCGCCGTGTTCGGCGTGGTCAACGGCCTGACCCGGCTCGGCGCCAACGTGGTGCACCAGGGCAACGCCAAGGTCCACGTGTCCGGGCACGCGTCGGCCGGCGAGCTGCTCTACCTGTACAACGCGGTGCGCCCGAGCAACGTGATGCCGGTGCACGGCGAGTGGAAGCACCTGCGCGCCAACGGCGAGCTGGCCATCCGCACGGGTGTGTCGCCCGACAACGTGGTGATCGCCGAGGACGGCGTGGTCGTGGACCTCGTCGACGGCAAGGCTTCGCGGACTGGCCGCGTCGAGGTTGGCCACGTGTACGTGGACGGCCTTTCGGTGGGCGACGTCGGCGAGTCGACGCTGTCCGACCGGCTGGTGCTCGGCGAGGGCGGGTTCATCTCGATCAGCGTCGCCGTCGACTCCAGCACGGGCCGCGCGGTCAGCAGCCCGACGGTGTCGGGGCGCGGCTTCTCCGACGACCCGAAGGCGCTCGACGCCGTGGTGCCGCTCGTGGAAATGGAGCTGGCGCGCACGGAGGCCGAGGGCATCACCGACACCCACCGCATCGCGCAGGCGGTGCGCCGGGTCGTCGGGCGCTGGGTCGCCGACACCTACCGGCGCCGGCCGATGATCGTCCCGACGGTCATCCCGGTCTGA
- the dapA gene encoding 4-hydroxy-tetrahydrodipicolinate synthase, with protein sequence MSTPPTAAPGRPFGRVLTAMATPFDSDGALDLKRAQELAEHLVELGNDGLVLNGTTGESPTTSDEEKTALIRAVVEAVGDRATVVAGAGTNNTAHSVEQARAAAEAGAHGLLVVTPYYSRPSQAGLFAHFTTVADATDLPVMLYDIPPRSIVPIEVDTLLRLAEHPRIAAVKDAKGDLIAGSEVIANTHLAYYSGDDGLNLPWIAVGGVGVVSVIGHVVAGRIRAMIEAYESGDTSTARTNHRAMLPVMRAMSRVGGVAFAKASLRLRGFDIGDPRLPVVPATEEQSALIAADLAQGGVPLGDSAAQDWHGARVAQADSQAAYVAPTSHTSVGTLPR encoded by the coding sequence ATGTCCACTCCACCTACCGCCGCGCCCGGACGCCCGTTCGGCCGCGTGCTCACCGCGATGGCCACGCCCTTCGACAGCGACGGCGCGCTGGACCTGAAGCGGGCCCAGGAGCTCGCCGAGCACCTCGTGGAGCTGGGCAACGACGGGCTGGTCCTGAACGGCACCACCGGCGAGAGCCCGACCACGAGCGACGAGGAGAAGACGGCGCTGATCCGCGCCGTCGTCGAGGCCGTCGGCGACCGGGCCACCGTGGTGGCGGGCGCCGGCACCAACAACACCGCGCACAGCGTCGAGCAGGCCCGTGCCGCCGCCGAGGCGGGCGCCCACGGCCTGCTCGTGGTCACGCCGTACTACTCGCGACCCAGCCAGGCCGGCCTGTTCGCGCACTTCACCACGGTCGCCGACGCCACCGACCTGCCGGTGATGCTCTACGACATCCCGCCGCGCTCGATCGTGCCCATCGAGGTCGACACGCTGCTGCGGCTGGCCGAGCACCCGCGGATCGCCGCGGTGAAGGACGCCAAGGGCGATCTCATCGCCGGCTCCGAGGTGATCGCCAATACGCACCTGGCCTACTACTCGGGCGACGACGGCCTGAACCTGCCGTGGATCGCCGTCGGCGGCGTCGGTGTGGTCAGCGTGATCGGCCACGTGGTGGCCGGGCGCATCCGCGCGATGATCGAGGCCTACGAGAGCGGCGACACCTCCACCGCGCGCACCAACCACCGCGCCATGCTGCCGGTGATGCGGGCGATGTCGCGCGTCGGCGGCGTCGCGTTCGCCAAGGCGTCGCTGCGGCTGCGCGGCTTCGACATCGGCGACCCGCGGCTGCCCGTCGTGCCCGCCACGGAGGAGCAAAGTGCCCTGATCGCGGCCGATCTCGCCCAGGGCGGCGTGCCGCTGGGCGACAGCGCGGCCCAGGACTGGCATGGTGCACGGGTGGCACAAGCGGATTCCCAGGCGGCCTACGTCGCCCCCACCTCACACACCAGCGTTGGGACCTTGCCCCGGTGA
- a CDS encoding serine/threonine-protein kinase, translated as MTDEQTRPYDPTRPAPGPRLVAGRYLLLGELGRGGMGVVWRAQDQVIGRQVAIKELRLPDTEGQAVFSERVLREVRTGGRLNDPAVVTVYDIITDNGTTFIVMELVEAPTLADLVRRQGPMPAAHVAVIGDRVLAALQAAHAAGIVHRDVKPANIMVAPDGRVKLTDFGIAHAIDDPRLTTSGVIVGSPAFMAPERVEGREAMPESDLWSLGATLFFAVEGIVAFERPTTAATLHAIMTEVPYLTRGQGPLAAAILGLLVTKPEARLTAPQTRNLLATAAGQPPTPPSGSTAPALGTAPTRVAAPPKGSRRGRWLAGAAVLVVAALVGGFFLGKPVWTPKVDPQLQPTVTYGPDGFLKTQIGLSYRCFNAAVQQGVVIGDDNSATCEKSHTLEVYDVGDILPTENYSSDGAQVAAYPGLESVTRLAEARCAASFHSSVVPENQRAGLTYQAIVPTQRQWELAPPNDYSQPSREFYCVLAKPGNAQIPAQITTKIK; from the coding sequence GTGACCGACGAACAGACGCGTCCGTACGACCCGACTCGCCCGGCGCCCGGGCCGCGGCTCGTCGCCGGCCGCTACCTGCTGCTGGGTGAGCTCGGCCGCGGCGGCATGGGCGTGGTGTGGCGCGCGCAGGACCAGGTGATCGGCCGCCAGGTGGCCATCAAGGAACTGCGGCTGCCGGACACGGAGGGCCAAGCCGTGTTCTCCGAACGCGTGCTGCGTGAGGTTCGCACCGGCGGGCGGCTCAACGACCCGGCCGTGGTCACGGTCTACGACATCATCACCGACAACGGCACCACGTTCATCGTGATGGAGCTCGTCGAGGCCCCGACGCTGGCCGACCTCGTGCGCCGCCAGGGCCCGATGCCTGCCGCGCACGTCGCGGTGATCGGCGACCGCGTGCTCGCCGCGCTGCAGGCCGCGCACGCCGCCGGGATCGTGCACCGCGACGTGAAGCCCGCCAACATCATGGTCGCGCCCGACGGCCGCGTGAAGCTCACCGACTTCGGCATCGCGCACGCCATCGACGACCCACGCCTCACCACGAGCGGCGTGATCGTGGGCTCGCCGGCGTTCATGGCGCCTGAACGCGTCGAGGGCCGCGAGGCCATGCCCGAGTCGGACCTGTGGTCACTCGGCGCGACGCTGTTCTTCGCCGTGGAGGGCATCGTCGCGTTCGAACGGCCGACCACGGCCGCGACGCTGCACGCGATCATGACCGAGGTCCCGTACCTCACCCGCGGCCAGGGCCCGCTCGCCGCGGCGATCCTCGGGCTGCTGGTGACCAAGCCGGAGGCGCGGCTCACGGCCCCGCAGACCCGGAACCTGCTCGCCACCGCGGCCGGTCAGCCGCCCACGCCGCCGTCGGGCAGCACCGCTCCGGCACTCGGCACCGCCCCGACGCGGGTCGCCGCGCCGCCGAAGGGCTCGCGCCGCGGCCGGTGGCTCGCCGGCGCCGCCGTGCTCGTCGTCGCCGCGCTGGTCGGCGGCTTCTTCCTCGGCAAACCCGTGTGGACGCCGAAGGTCGACCCGCAGCTGCAGCCCACCGTCACCTACGGCCCCGACGGCTTTCTCAAGACGCAGATCGGCCTGTCCTACCGCTGCTTCAACGCGGCAGTGCAGCAGGGTGTCGTCATCGGCGACGACAACAGCGCGACGTGCGAGAAAAGCCACACCCTCGAGGTCTACGACGTCGGTGACATCCTGCCGACCGAGAACTACAGCAGCGACGGCGCGCAGGTCGCCGCCTACCCCGGTCTCGAGTCCGTGACCCGGCTCGCCGAGGCGCGCTGCGCGGCGTCGTTCCACTCGTCGGTGGTGCCGGAAAACCAGCGGGCAGGCCTGACCTACCAGGCGATCGTGCCCACCCAGCGCCAGTGGGAGCTCGCGCCGCCCAACGACTACAGCCAGCCCAGCCGAGAGTTCTACTGCGTGCTCGCGAAGCCCGGCAACGCCCAGATCCCGGCGCAGATCACCACTAAGATCAAGTGA
- a CDS encoding Nramp family divalent metal transporter, producing the protein MAVAEAVRPRRLARLRAGSALLGPAFVAAVAYVDPGNVASNISAGARFGYLLVWVIVAANLMAVLVQYLSAKLGLVTGRSLPEALRERLPRSARLAYWAQAEVVAVATDLAEVVGGAIALNLLFDLPLVVGGLITGFVSLTLLAVQDRGGQRPFERVVTGLLAVIAIGFLASLFVEPPSASGIASGLVPRFDGADSVLIAAAMLGATVMPHAVYLHSGLVRDRHGTPAPEKRRRLLRATRYDVGLAMLLAGAVNLGMLLLAATNLQGLPGVDSIEGAHGAVATALGPTVALLFAIGLLASGLASTSVGAYAGAMIMQGLLRKKFPILVRRLVTLTPAILVLALGADPSAALVVSQVVLSFGIPFALVPLIRLTSDAQLMGTDVNRRITTVLAWCVAAVIITLNIALIYLTVAG; encoded by the coding sequence ATGGCAGTGGCGGAAGCGGTCCGACCCAGGCGGCTCGCCCGCCTGCGTGCGGGCTCGGCTCTGCTCGGTCCGGCGTTCGTCGCCGCCGTGGCGTACGTGGATCCGGGCAACGTCGCGTCCAACATCAGCGCGGGCGCGCGGTTCGGGTACCTGCTGGTGTGGGTGATCGTCGCGGCGAACCTGATGGCCGTGCTGGTGCAGTACCTGTCGGCGAAGCTCGGCCTGGTCACGGGCCGTTCGCTGCCCGAGGCGCTGCGCGAGCGGCTGCCGCGCTCGGCGCGGCTGGCGTACTGGGCGCAGGCCGAGGTGGTCGCCGTGGCGACGGACCTGGCCGAGGTCGTCGGGGGCGCCATCGCGCTGAACCTGCTGTTCGACCTGCCGCTCGTGGTCGGCGGCCTGATCACCGGCTTCGTGTCGCTGACGTTGCTCGCGGTGCAGGACCGCGGCGGCCAGCGCCCGTTCGAACGTGTCGTGACGGGTCTGCTCGCCGTGATCGCCATAGGCTTCCTGGCGAGCCTGTTCGTGGAGCCGCCCTCGGCGTCGGGGATCGCGAGCGGGCTCGTGCCGCGCTTCGATGGCGCCGACAGCGTGCTGATCGCCGCCGCGATGCTCGGCGCCACCGTGATGCCGCACGCGGTCTACCTGCACTCCGGGCTCGTCCGCGACCGCCACGGCACGCCTGCGCCCGAGAAGCGGCGACGCCTGCTTCGTGCGACCCGCTACGACGTCGGCCTCGCGATGCTCCTCGCCGGCGCGGTCAACCTCGGCATGCTGCTGCTCGCCGCCACGAACCTGCAAGGCCTGCCCGGCGTCGACTCGATCGAGGGCGCGCACGGAGCCGTCGCCACAGCGCTCGGCCCGACGGTGGCGCTGCTGTTCGCGATCGGGTTGCTGGCCTCGGGCCTCGCGTCCACGTCGGTCGGCGCCTACGCGGGCGCGATGATCATGCAAGGCTTGCTGCGCAAGAAGTTCCCGATCCTCGTGCGCCGGCTCGTCACGCTCACGCCGGCGATCCTGGTGCTCGCGCTGGGCGCCGACCCGAGTGCGGCGCTGGTGGTGTCGCAGGTGGTGCTGTCGTTCGGCATCCCGTTCGCGCTCGTGCCGCTGATCCGTCTCACGTCGGACGCGCAGCTCATGGGCACCGACGTGAACCGCCGGATCACCACCGTGCTGGCGTGGTGCGTCGCGGCCGTGATCATCACGCTCAACATCGCGCTCATCTACCTCACCGTCGCGGGCTGA
- a CDS encoding ACT domain-containing protein has protein sequence MKRLAIDVRPGDYSVVRLPADAPVPADLLDPAEPALVSVTRTPEELSVICPTGREPSGGVVEHGWRLMSVRGPLEFTLTGVISALASELAAAGVALFSLSTFDTDHILVRAAELDRAVKAFRDAGHEVGLPA, from the coding sequence ATGAAACGACTCGCGATCGACGTCCGCCCGGGCGATTACTCGGTGGTGCGCCTGCCCGCCGACGCACCGGTGCCCGCAGACCTGCTCGACCCCGCCGAGCCCGCGCTCGTGTCCGTCACCCGCACGCCGGAGGAGCTTTCGGTGATCTGCCCGACGGGCCGCGAGCCCTCGGGTGGCGTCGTCGAGCACGGCTGGCGCCTGATGAGCGTGCGCGGCCCGCTGGAGTTCACGCTCACCGGCGTGATCTCGGCGCTGGCCTCGGAACTTGCTGCCGCCGGCGTCGCGCTGTTCTCACTGTCCACTTTCGACACCGACCACATCCTCGTGCGCGCCGCGGAGCTCGACCGCGCGGTGAAGGCGTTCCGCGACGCCGGCCACGAGGTCGGCCTGCCCGCCTGA